CAATGGTGAAATACTCCATGCTGAACAAGCGCTCCAATTAGGACTTGTTCATGAATTGGCCGATAACAAAAAAGAATTACATGAGTTTCTAAATCAATATCTAAAAAAAGTATCTGATGGCTACTCGCCAGCAATTGCAGCAACAAAAAAATTGCTAAAGGAACGTGCAGCTATTGAGCTAGAAGTACAGATGGAAAGAGAGTCTAGCTATCTTCTTGAGTTATTTAAACACAAAGAAATTAAGGATAGACTACAAGTCTTAGTATAAGGAATGATTTTCCGATGGAAACAGTGCTAAAACATGATGAATTGATGACATTAAGACCGATGGAAATGCTCTTGCAGAAACCTCCTTTTCTTTTCGTGGATAAAATTGTAGATTACGATGGAGAATCAATTGTTTGCAGTAAAATGTTAGCTCATAACGAGTCGTTCTTTTCAGGGCATTTCCCAAATAATCCTGTTATGCCAGGAGTGTTGTTGATTGAAATGGCTGCACAGTCAAGCCTGCTCCTCACGATGCTACAGCAGGGCGAGAAAAAACCGTTGGAAGGATATCTGGTTAAGACTGAGGATTTCACTTTTCTATCGGTTTCAGAGCCTGGGGATGAACTACTAGCTAAAGTGAAGATTGTTAAGAAAATGGGGTCGTACCATACTGCACAGGCAACGATTCGGAAAGCAAATGATAACAAAAAAGTAGCCAGAGGACAATTAGTTTTTTACCTACAGGAAGGAGGAGAATCGTGAAAAATGATGTCACCATTGTAGGAGGAGGTCCAGCTGGGATGTTAATGGGACTCCTTTTAGCAAAGGAAAATATCAACGTTGTCGTTCTCGAAAAGAACAATTCTTTGAAACGAGACTTTCGAGGAGAAACCATTGCTCCTGGATCCGTTTATATTCTTAAAATGCTAGGAGTCTATCAAGAACTAGAAAAGCATGGGTTTATTAAGGTCAACAAAATTAAAATGTATGATCAAGAAAAAAAACTTTTTAATGTAGACTTTAATCGATTTAACCATCCTCAAAAGTTTGGAATTGATATGCCACAGCCTGTAGTTCTTGAAGCCATTAAACGACAAGCAATGAAGTATCCGTCTTTTCACTATATTAACGGAGCCAATTGCACAGATTTGCTAAAGGAAAACGGTAAAGTGGTGGGTGTGCGGTACAAACATGGGGGAGAAGTAAAGGAGATACATAGCCAATTGGTCATCGGAGCAGAAGGTCGTTTTAGCCAACTCCGTTCATTAGCTGAGTATGATGTGAAAAAAGAAGAATTCAACCGTGATTTAATTTGGTTCAAAGTTCCAAAACCCTCGAACTGGGAAGAGGGGAACCTCATCAAAGTCCATAAAAATGACCATGTGATTATTTTACCGACCTATCCAAACTACCTACGAGTAGGAACCTATATTTCATTAGGCGACAACGCTAATACAAAGAGTAAGGGATTAGACTCGTTCATTGACAAGGTTAGCAGCATTGAGCCTCGCCTCTTTGCGCCGATGAAAGATCATATTACATCTTGGAAAGATACAACTTT
Above is a window of Pseudalkalibacillus hwajinpoensis DNA encoding:
- a CDS encoding 3-hydroxyacyl-ACP dehydratase FabZ family protein, yielding METVLKHDELMTLRPMEMLLQKPPFLFVDKIVDYDGESIVCSKMLAHNESFFSGHFPNNPVMPGVLLIEMAAQSSLLLTMLQQGEKKPLEGYLVKTEDFTFLSVSEPGDELLAKVKIVKKMGSYHTAQATIRKANDNKKVARGQLVFYLQEGGES
- a CDS encoding FAD-dependent oxidoreductase, translated to MKNDVTIVGGGPAGMLMGLLLAKENINVVVLEKNNSLKRDFRGETIAPGSVYILKMLGVYQELEKHGFIKVNKIKMYDQEKKLFNVDFNRFNHPQKFGIDMPQPVVLEAIKRQAMKYPSFHYINGANCTDLLKENGKVVGVRYKHGGEVKEIHSQLVIGAEGRFSQLRSLAEYDVKKEEFNRDLIWFKVPKPSNWEEGNLIKVHKNDHVIILPTYPNYLRVGTYISLGDNANTKSKGLDSFIDKVSSIEPRLFAPMKDHITSWKDTTLLKIFTAHVDKWAKDGIILIGDSAHTLSPILGQGVNIAMQDAFELLPYVVDGLSTYQNNPIPASHFDEFVSKRKQQISFVSGFQARQEQSLAASSPMECAIRKWKMRMLDRMPFKYTVMKKLQYGIVANNKAEV